A region of the Ornithinimicrobium ciconiae genome:
CAAACGAAAGGAAGAGGCACCGCGTGAGGCGTCAGCCGACGGTGAACTGCACTTCTTCCTTCTCCACCGCGGCCGGCTGGGTGGTCGCGACTTCCGGGGACGCATCTTCGGGCGATGCAGTCTGTGCGGCCGTGTCCGTGTCCGTGGCAGCGCTCTCGGCGTTCGCCTCGGCGTCCGGCTCAACCTTCTCGTAGTACACAACGTTGCTGGGGAAGCTCACCTCACGGGTGAAGGCGATGGTCTCGCCGTTGATCCCTACCGAACGCGTGATCTTTTGTCGCCGGTTGTTCGGGCAGGAGCCGTTGCTTGTTCCTACGAAGTGTGGCCGTCCGTTCAGCACGACCTCAGGAAGCCCGTCTGAGCCGGTGCCATTGCTGTACGAGCCACTGTAGGTGGATCGATACAGGTAGAAGCCCTCCGAGTCGGTGCCGACAGAGGTCGGCGTGGACCAGCCGTTGTTGCCCGTGTCTGTCTGCCAGGAGACCTGATAAGGAAGGTGAATTGTCAGACTCGGAGCAGTCGTGATCTGCGAGCTGGTCGCGTCCCACACCCACAGCCCGAGCCTTGTCCCGTTGTAGTAGCCGGCGCCGTCGTGGTACCCGTCGTAGCGGACCCGGCAGGTGGAGAAGGGCCACCCGGTTGTCCCGCGTGAGATCACGACCCACCCGTTGAGGCCAGGCTCAGGGGATGCGGCCATTGCGGGTGCCGCGGCGGCTAGGGTGACGGCGGGCACAGCCCAGGCGGCACCCTTGACGATGGTGCGGCGGCTGGCGCTGCGTGGAGCCGCGTCGGTCTGAGCGTCGGGCATCAAGAATTCCCCTCCGAGAGTTTGAGATTCACCACAGCCTTACGGACGGGCAAAGGTTTGGTCAAGGAAAGTTCATGAATTGACAGTGTGATGTGTGCCACATCCAGCTGTCGGCCTCCGCGTCAGAGCCAGCGAACGACAGCGCTAGGATGACGCCATGACAACGCGCGCTGCCTGGTGGCCGTCCACACGACGGCCCTGAGCACGCACCCAGACCTGCACACCAAGGCCGTCCGAATGGGCGGCCTTGACCTGTGTCCGGGCAGCTCCCGGGCGGCGGAAAGGCGACCATGACCACGCAGACCGACCCCACGGCATACGAGAACACGGAGGATGCCGGCGTCGGTGACGCCCTCGCCGCGTCCACCTCCGACGCCTCCCTGGCCCGCACCATCGCGCGCTCCACCCAGATCCAGACTGAGATCGACAAGGACCCGAGCCGGTTCCGGGTCCTCACCGGTGACCGCCCCACGGGCAACCTGCACCTGGGCCACTACTTCGGCACGCTGCGCAGCCGAGTTCGCCTGCAGCAGCGTGGAGTCGAGACCTGGATCCTGATCGCCGACTACCAGGTGATCACCGACCGGGACGGTGTCGGACCGATCCGCGAGCGCGTCTACTCCGTGCTCGCCGACTACCTGGCCGCCGGGCTGGATCCCGACAACACCACGATCTTCACGCACTCGTCCGTCCCGGCGCTCAACCAGCTGATGCTGCCCTTCCTGTCGCTGGTCACCGACTCCGAGCTGCGCCGCAACCCCACGGTCAAGGCCGAGTTCGAGGCCACCGGCGGGCGTCCGATGTCGGGGCTGCTGCTGACCTATCCGGTGCACCAGGCCGCGGACATCCTGTTCTGCAAGGCCAACATCGTCCCGGTCGGCAAGGACCAGGTGCCGCACCTGGAGCAGGCCCGCGTCATCGCCCGCCGCTTCGACGAGCGCTATGGCCGCGCCGACGCCGCGCAGCCGGTCTTCCCCGCACCCGAGGCACTGCTCTCCGAGGTCACCAACCTGCTCGGCACCGATGGCACCAAGATGTCGAAGTCCAAGGGCAACACCATCGAGCTCGGCATGGACGCCGACACCACCGCCAAAATCCTCAAGAAGGCCGTCACCGACGCCGACCGGACCATCACCTATGACCCGGTGGGGCGCCCGGAGGTCTCCAACCTGGTCATGCTCGCCGCGATGGCCAGCGACCGAGACCCGCATGAGGTTGCAGCCGAGATCGGGGACGGCGGCGGTGGCACCCTCAAGAAGGTGGTCACCGAGGCCGTCAACGAGCACTTCGCCCCGATCCGGGAGCGGCGGGCGGAGCTCGCGGCCGACCCCGGCTATCTCGAGCAGGTCCTCGCCCGCGGCAACGCCCGCGCCAACGAGGTCGCCGAGGCCACCCTGGACGAGGTCCGCACCGCGATGCAGATGACCTACTGACGTGCGGGTCGTCCTCGCCGCCGGGCAGTATGCCGAGTGGCCCGGCCCCCTCGCCGCCTCCGAGAGGCTTGCGGCGGGCTGGGCACGGCATGCTCCTGACGACCAGGTGATCCTCGCGCCGGTGTCGGACGGCGGGTCCGGCTTCGTGGAGGTGCTGGCGCACGCCCTCGACGCCCAGCCGACCCCCGTGGTCGTTTCTGGCCCCTCGGGCCAGGAAGTGCCGGCACAGTTCCTGCTGCACAACGACACCACCTATGTCGAGGCCGGTCAGGCCGCCGGACGGCACCTGGCTCCCGACGTGCTCGAAGCGGTCGCGGCGCCGCCGGAGGGCGGGGCTGCAGCGGCCGTGACCGCTCTCAGCGCACTCACCAGCAGGGGCGTCGGTGAGCTCATCAACGCCGCCCTGGACACCGGCGCCTCCCGGATCGTCCTCGGCTGCGGCGACCTGGCCAGTCACGACGGGGGCGTCGGCCTGCTGCAGGCCCTCGGCGCCGGCGAGGACCTGGCCGATCTGCCAGCCGCCCGGCAGCGCCTGGCCGGCACGACCCTGGTCCTCGCAGCCGCCACGGAGCTGCCCCTGACCGGCTTCCACGGCGCCAGCGCTGCCCTCGGCACCGAGCACGGAGTGCCCCCGGAGGTGACCCAACGGCTGGAGGAGACGCTGGGGCTGCTCACCGAGCGGGTCAACCGGATCCTGCCGCAGCGCAAGGACCTGCTGACCGGCCAGCGGATCCGCCCCGAGCGCACCGACGGAGCCGGGGTCGGCGGGGGAGTGGGCTATGCCGCGATCCTGCTCGGCGCCCAGCCGGTCGTCGGAGCCCGGTTCGTGATCGAGGAGATCGGCCTGGCCGACGTGCTCCCCGGTGCGCTCGTGGTGACCGGCGGGGTGGCATACGACTGGCAGAGCGTGCACGACGGCGTCATCGCCGAGGTCGCCCGGGCGGCGCTCGAGGTCGGCGCGCCCAGCATCGTGCTGGCCGAACGGGTCGAGGTCGGCCGGCGCGAGGGGATGTCGCTGGGCATCTCGGGCGCCTATGACCCGCGTCAGGGCGAGGACCTCGCGGGCCTGGCCGAGCGCGTGGCACGCACCTGGTCACCACGAAGGTGACGATGGCGGTGACGATGGCGGTGACGGCTGGCCGCGGCCGGTGGTTGTCCTTTCCGCGATGAGTCGTACCCTGGGATGCAGGGAACAACACCGCCGGAGGTGGCGTTGCGCCCGACGAGCAGGCTTTTTCGACAGACAGGACGGACACCATGAGCGTTCAGGACACTGAGACCGAGACCACCACCGCAACCACGGCGGAGCACGGCGTCGTCCTGACGGCCGTCGCAGCCGAGAAGGTCAAGTCCCTGCTGGCGCAGGAGGGTCGTGACGACCTGCGCCTGCGCATCGGCGTGCAGCCGGGCGGCTGTTCCGGCCTGATCTACCAGCTCTACTTCGACGAGCGCACCCTTGACGGTGACCTCACCTCCGACTTCGACGGTGTCTCCGTCGTGGTGGACCGGATGAGCGCTCCCTACCTCGACGGCGCCAGCATCGACTTCGCCGACACCATCGAGAAGCAGGGCTTCACCATCGACAACCCCAACGCCGGCAGCTCCTGCGCCTGCGGCGACTCCTTCGGCTGAGCCGACTCACGCACGAGCGCAACGAACGGCCGGTTCCCCACGCGGGGACCGGCCGTTCGCCGCGTGGGGGGCGTGAAGCCGGGCCGGTAGTTCTGGGTCGTCGGCCTGCAGGTCTGGCTCTTCGAACTGCATGTGCAGAACCGGCGCCCTGACACCCGACACGCCGCAGCGCTCGTGGCACGGTGCGCAACGCGCGGGGGACGTGTGCGCGGCACGCGCACGTCGAGCCGAGCCGGGCGCGCAAGACGGCGCGCTCGGTCGGGGGTCGGGTTCCGCGATAGGTTGCGGCCGTGAAGATTGCTGTCTGCGGGTCCATCGCCACCGACCACCTGATGACTTACCAGGGACGATTTGCCGACTCCCTGGTGGCCGACCAGCTCGCCAAGATCTCGGTCTCCTTCCTCGTGGAGGACCTGCAGGTCCGCCGCGGCGGCATCGGCGCCAATATCAGTTTTGGGATGGCCCGCCTCGGACACCACCCAGTGCTGGTCGGCGCCGTCGGGGAGGACTTCGCCTCCTATCGGTCCTGGCTGGAGCGGCACGGCGTCAACTGCGAGCACATCCACGTCTCCGAGATGCGTCACACCGCCCGGTTCGTGTGCACCACCGATGAGGACATGGCCCAGATCGCCTCGTTCTATGCCGGCGCCATGAGCGAGGCCCGCCAGATCGAGCTCGGCCCGATCGTGACCAGCGTCGGCGGCATCGACCTGGTGATGGTCAGCCCGGACGACCCCGAGGCGATGCTGCGCCACTCCGACGAGTGCCGCACCCGCGGCATCGCGTTCGCGGCCGATCCCAGCCAGCAGCTGGCGGTCATGGACGGGGCCTCGATCCGCCAGCTCATCGACGGCGCGACCTACCTGTTCACCAATGAGTACGAGGCGGCGATGACCGAGCAGAAGACCGGCTGGTCGGCGCAGGAGATCCTCGAGCGGGTCGGCACCCGGGTGATCACTCGTGGGAAGGACGGGGCGAGCGTCCTGCGCCTTGGACAAGAGCCCATCGAGGTGCCGATCGCCACCGACGTGCACCGGGTCGACCCCACCGGGGTGGGCGACGCCTTCCGCGCCGGATTCCTGGCAGGCCTGGCCTGGGAACTACCGCTGCGGCGCTGTGCCGAGCTCGGCTCGACCCTGGCCGGCTATGTCCTGGAGACCGTCGGCACCCAGGAGTACACCTTCGACACCGCCCACTTCCTCGACCGGTTCACCCAGGCCTACGGTGACCAGGCCGGGGCCGAGGTCGCCGCGCGCATGGCCTGAGCAGGATCGACCGTATGCCGATCGAGCCGCCACTGTCTCCGTGGAACCTGGACCTCGGGCAGGCCCAGCCGGGGGAGGACCTCGTGGGAGTCGGGGCCGACCTGGCGCCCGGCACGCTGCTCAGCGCCTACCGCTCCGGGCTGTTCCCGATGGGGCTGGGTCCCCGCGGCGGCGGGGTGCTCGGGTGGTGGTCCCCGGACCCGCGCGGGGTCCTCTTTCCCAATGACCTGAGAGTCAGCCGCTCGCTGCGCCGATCCATGACCCGCTTCGAGTTCCGGGTGGACACCGCCTTCGAGGAGGTCGTGGACGGGTGTGCCGCGCCCGGACGCGCCGGGCGGTGGATCACCCCCTCTATCGCCCGGGCCTATGCCGAGCTGCACCACCTGGGGTGGGCCCACTCCGTGGAGACCTGGCAGGACGGCGAGCTCGTCGGTGGTCTGTATGGCGTCGCCATCGGTGGTCTGTTTGCGGGCGAGTCGATGTTCCACCGGGCCACTGATGCCTCCAAGGCGGCCCTGGTGCACCTGGTTTCCCTGGTCTCCGCGACCGACGGGCTGATCGACGTCCAGTGGTGGACCGAGCACCTGGCCACGCTGGGGGTCACCGAGGTGAGCCGCACGGCATACGCGCAGCTGCTCGCTGACGCCCGCCGGCAGCCGCTCCCGCCGGCCTTCGGGCGCCCGTGACCACGCGAATCCCACCAGCCCCACGCCGCGCAGGGGCCACCTGGAGGTGAGACACAACTTCGTGTCCCACCCTGCCCTCCCCTCGGGCGTCCAAGGGGGTAGGCTCTGCACGGTAAACACGGTTCGATAGTGAGGTGCGCATTGCAACGGCAGACT
Encoded here:
- the trpS gene encoding tryptophan--tRNA ligase, encoding MTTQTDPTAYENTEDAGVGDALAASTSDASLARTIARSTQIQTEIDKDPSRFRVLTGDRPTGNLHLGHYFGTLRSRVRLQQRGVETWILIADYQVITDRDGVGPIRERVYSVLADYLAAGLDPDNTTIFTHSSVPALNQLMLPFLSLVTDSELRRNPTVKAEFEATGGRPMSGLLLTYPVHQAADILFCKANIVPVGKDQVPHLEQARVIARRFDERYGRADAAQPVFPAPEALLSEVTNLLGTDGTKMSKSKGNTIELGMDADTTAKILKKAVTDADRTITYDPVGRPEVSNLVMLAAMASDRDPHEVAAEIGDGGGGTLKKVVTEAVNEHFAPIRERRAELAADPGYLEQVLARGNARANEVAEATLDEVRTAMQMTY
- a CDS encoding glycerate kinase, with translation MRVVLAAGQYAEWPGPLAASERLAAGWARHAPDDQVILAPVSDGGSGFVEVLAHALDAQPTPVVVSGPSGQEVPAQFLLHNDTTYVEAGQAAGRHLAPDVLEAVAAPPEGGAAAAVTALSALTSRGVGELINAALDTGASRIVLGCGDLASHDGGVGLLQALGAGEDLADLPAARQRLAGTTLVLAAATELPLTGFHGASAALGTEHGVPPEVTQRLEETLGLLTERVNRILPQRKDLLTGQRIRPERTDGAGVGGGVGYAAILLGAQPVVGARFVIEEIGLADVLPGALVVTGGVAYDWQSVHDGVIAEVARAALEVGAPSIVLAERVEVGRREGMSLGISGAYDPRQGEDLAGLAERVARTWSPRR
- a CDS encoding HesB/IscA family protein, giving the protein MSVQDTETETTTATTAEHGVVLTAVAAEKVKSLLAQEGRDDLRLRIGVQPGGCSGLIYQLYFDERTLDGDLTSDFDGVSVVVDRMSAPYLDGASIDFADTIEKQGFTIDNPNAGSSCACGDSFG
- a CDS encoding carbohydrate kinase family protein, translated to MKIAVCGSIATDHLMTYQGRFADSLVADQLAKISVSFLVEDLQVRRGGIGANISFGMARLGHHPVLVGAVGEDFASYRSWLERHGVNCEHIHVSEMRHTARFVCTTDEDMAQIASFYAGAMSEARQIELGPIVTSVGGIDLVMVSPDDPEAMLRHSDECRTRGIAFAADPSQQLAVMDGASIRQLIDGATYLFTNEYEAAMTEQKTGWSAQEILERVGTRVITRGKDGASVLRLGQEPIEVPIATDVHRVDPTGVGDAFRAGFLAGLAWELPLRRCAELGSTLAGYVLETVGTQEYTFDTAHFLDRFTQAYGDQAGAEVAARMA
- the aat gene encoding leucyl/phenylalanyl-tRNA--protein transferase, whose amino-acid sequence is MPIEPPLSPWNLDLGQAQPGEDLVGVGADLAPGTLLSAYRSGLFPMGLGPRGGGVLGWWSPDPRGVLFPNDLRVSRSLRRSMTRFEFRVDTAFEEVVDGCAAPGRAGRWITPSIARAYAELHHLGWAHSVETWQDGELVGGLYGVAIGGLFAGESMFHRATDASKAALVHLVSLVSATDGLIDVQWWTEHLATLGVTEVSRTAYAQLLADARRQPLPPAFGRP